Proteins from a genomic interval of Nematostella vectensis chromosome 5, jaNemVect1.1, whole genome shotgun sequence:
- the LOC5502061 gene encoding ubiquitin-conjugating enzyme E2 R2, with the protein MATPPSSSAVRALQLELKKLTEEPVEGFTVEVPDESNTFEWDVAIFGPPGTLYAGGYFKAHMSFPHDYPYSPPTFRFLTKMWHPNIYESGDVCISILHPPVDDPQSGELPSERWNPTQNVRTILLSVISLLNEPNTFSPANVDASVMFRKWRETKGKDSEYEKIIRKQVQRSKIDAEKDGIHVPTTVQEYCVKAKPTKSDSDDFNDFYDDDYADDLDDDDDDDDCMEYSEDSGNEET; encoded by the exons ATGGCCACCCCTCCTAGTTCATCGGCTGTTCGGGCTTTACAGCTCGAATTAAAGAAGCTAACAGAAGAGCCAGTCGAAGGCTTTACAGTAGAAGTCCCTGATGAGAGCAACACTTTTGAATGGGATGTAGCGATTTTCGGGCCACCAGGCACTCTCTATGCTGGTGGATACTTTAAG GCGCATATGTCATTCCCACACGATTACCCATACTCACCGCCGACATTTCGCTTTTTGACAAAAATGTGGCACCCAAATATCTACGAG TCGGGGGATGTTTGTATTTCAATATTACATCCGCCTGTAGACGATCCACAGAGTGGAGAGCTCCCTTCGGAAAGATGGAACCCAACACAAAATGTTAG aacAATTCTACTTAGTGTAATTTCGCTACTGAATGAGCCAAACACCTTCTCGCCAGCAAATGTTGATGCTTCAGTTATGTTCCGCAAGTGGAGGGAAACCAAGGGAAAAGATTCAGAATATGAGAAAATTATTAG aaaacaagTTCAGAGATCAAAGATAGATGCTGAAAAAGATGGCATTCACGTCCCCACCACGGTGCAAGAATACTGCGTCAAGGCTAAGCCTACTAAGTCGGACAGTGATGACTTCAATGACTTCTATGACGATGATTATGCCGATGATTtagatgatgacgatgatgatgatgactgcaTGGAGTACAGTGAGGATTCTGGGAACGAGGAGACATGA
- the LOC125563119 gene encoding uncharacterized protein LOC125563119 has product MRYQGHTMRYQGHTMRYQGHTMRYQGHTIRYQGHTMRYQGHTMCYQGHTMCYQGHTIRYQGHTMRYQGHTIRCQGHFMRYQGHTMCYQGHNMRYQGHTMCYQGHTIRYQGHTMRYHGHTMRYQGHTMCYQGHTMCYHGHTMRYQGYNMRYQGHSMRYQGHTMRYQGHTIRYQGHTMCYQGHTMRHQGHTMCYQGHTMRHQGHTMCYQGHTIPY; this is encoded by the coding sequence ATGCGCTATCAGGGTCACACCATGCGCTATCAGGGTCACACCATGCGCTATCAGGGTCACACCATGCGCTATCAGGGTCACACCATACGCTATCAGGGTCACACCATGCGCTACCAGGGTCACACCATGTGCTATCAGGGTCACACTATGTGCTATCAGGGTCACACCATACGCTATCAGGGTCACACCATGCGCTATCAGGGTCACACCATACGCTGTCAGGGTCACTTCATGCGCTATCAGGGTCACACCATGTGCTATCAGGGTCACAACATGCGCTATCAGGGTCACACCATGTGCTATCAGGGTCACACCATACGCTATCAGGGTCACACAATGCGCTATCACGGTCACACAATGCGCTATCAGGGTCACACCATGTGCTATCAGGGTCACACCATGTGCTATCATGGCCACACTATGCGCTATCAGGGTTACAACATGCGCTATCAGGGGCACAGTATGCGCTATCAGGGTCACACCATGCGCTATCAGGGCCACACCATACGCTATCAGGGTCACACCATGTGCTATCAGGGTCACACCATGCGCCATCAGGGTCACACCATGTGCTATCAGGGTCACACCATGCGCCATCAGGGTCACACCATGTGCTATCAGGGTCACACCATACCCTATTAG